In Tachysurus fulvidraco isolate hzauxx_2018 chromosome 1, HZAU_PFXX_2.0, whole genome shotgun sequence, a single window of DNA contains:
- the LOC113663180 gene encoding zinc finger protein 664-like, whose amino-acid sequence MCVSVEFGVVMSVERVPWCEGLQQLPADMMSPVQSVAVNTDLSMKDIELLHTRINELRKEVSVLLYKLFTHNPQAALQHQAAFCPGLKTEVKPETDSVVKLELCSASECKTEPHHTHIHHEDLHTLTWMEDHMAVCKNEPDPVEISHTTHTHADEHTPHIRVETCSVKFVDCRTSDITHTTEELSLMKQGHEDDTDDDCSSDAPPTRGTSKKTGVKAMRRSKLKPHCEEPSERRFCCSICDKSFTIEFNLLKHMKVHSGEKPFHCSHCGKTFTQLFNLMSHLRTHTGEKPFQCSQCGKSFSYASRLKNHLRGHTGEKPFLCSQCGKRFSHASNLKTHLRTHTGEKPFLCSQCGKSFLNSSNLKTHLRIHTREKPYACQTCEKRFSESSTLNRHQRTHTGEKPYACQTCEKRFSESSTLNKHQRTHTGEKPFLCSQCGKSFSQASKLKTHLRIHTGEKPYACQTCEKRFSASSTLSTHQRTHTGENPY is encoded by the exons atgtgtgtgtctgtg gagttTGGTGTCGTGATGTCAGTGGAGCGTGTGCCGTGGTGTGAGGGTCTCCAACAGCTTCCAGCAGACATGATGAGCCCTGTACAGTCAGTCGCTGTGAACACTGATCTCTCCATGAAGGACATCGAGCTTCTCCACACTCGTATTAATGAGTTGAGGAAGGAGGTGTCAGTGCTACTCTACAAATTATTTACACACAACCCACAAGCTGCGCTACAACACCAG GCAGCGTTTTGTCCTGGACTGAAGACTGAAGTGAAACCAGAAACTGACTCTGTTGTGAAACTTGAATTGTGTTCAGCTTCTGAGTGTAAAACtgaaccacatcacacacacatccaccatGAAGacctgcacacactcacatggaTGGAGGACCACATGGCTGTTTGTAAAAACGAACCTGACCCAGTGGAAatttcacacactacacacacacacgctgatgaacacacaccacacattcgCGTTGAGACTTGTTCAGTGAAGTTTGTGGATTGCAGAACctcagacatcacacacactactgaagaACTCAGTCTGATGAAGCAAGGACATGAAGATGATACAGATGATGACTGTAGCAGTGATG CTCCACCTACCAGAGGAACATCTAagaaaacaggagtaaaagcaATGAGACGCTCCAAATTGAAGCCCCACTGTGAGGAACCCTCTGAGAGGCGGTTCTGCTGCTCCATCTGTGACAAGAGCTTCACTATAGAGTTCAATCTCCTCAAACACATGAAGGTCCATTCTGGAGAGAAACCGTTCCACTGCAGTCACTGTGGCAAAACCTTCACCCAGTTATTCAACCTGATGTCTCACCTGAGGACACACACTGGAGAAAAACCTTTCCAGTGTAGCCAGTGTGGAAAAAGTTTCTCTTATGCCTCCAGGCTAAAAAATCACCTGAGGGGACACACTGGAGAAAAACCTTTCCTCTGTAGCCAGTGTGGAAAACGTTTCTCTCATGCCTCCAATCTAAAAACTCACCTGAGAACACACACTGGAGAAAAACCTTTCCTCTGTAGCCAGTGTGGAAAAAGTTTCCTTAATTCCTCCAATCTTAAAACTCACCTGAGAATCCACACTAGAGAAAAACCCTACGCCTGTCAGACCTGCGAGAAACGCTTCTCAGAATCCTCCACGCTCAATAGGCACCAGAGAACACACACTGGAGAAAAACCCTACGCCTGTCAGACCTGCGAGAAACGCTTCTCAGAATCCTCCACGCTCAATAAGCACCAGAGAACACACACTGGAGAAAAACCTTTCCTGTGTAGCCAGTGTGGAAAAAGTTTCTCTCAAGCCTCCAAGCTAAAAACTCACCTGAGAATCCACACTGGAGAAAAACCCTACGCCTGTCAGACCTGCGAGAAACGCTTCTCAGCCTCCTCCACGCTCAGTACGCACCAGAGAACACACACTGGAGAGAATCCGTACTGA
- the gpr185b gene encoding G-protein coupled receptor 12 codes for MIHSLAAAMSNQLQNTSSLNSVGVWNFQDARNSSPVHTADLQPLTVSPWDIALCVTGTLISCENAIVIAILFYTPTLRAPMFVLIGSLAFADLLAGLGLILNFIFIYMFNTEFVTLVSVGLLIAAFSASVFNILAITVDRYLSLYNALTYNTERTMTFTYVMVVFIWLVCITLGLLPVLGWNCLQDEAHCSICRPVTKNNAVVLAVTFLLVFALIMQLYLQICKIAFRHAQQIAVQHQFMAISTTKGVSTLSAILCTFAACWMPFAMYSIVADSSYPMIYTYATVLPATCNSVINPIIYAFRNPDIQKSLWLACCGCVPANFSQRPRTSSDV; via the coding sequence aTGATTCACTCTCTTGCAGCAGCAATGAGCAACCAACTTCAAAACACCTCCTCTCTGAACTCAGTCGGCGTGTGGAATTTCCAGGACGCACGCAACTCATCGCCTGTGCACACTGCAGACCTGCAGCCCCTTACTGTTAGCCCTTGGGACATTGCACTGTGTGTGACTGGGACACTCATTTCCTGTGAGAATGCGATTGTGATCGCCATCCTGTTCTACACTCCTACTCTGCGGGCACCCATGTTTGTCCTGATAGGGAGCCTCGCTTTTGCGGACCTACTTGCAGGTCTCGGCCTGATTCTGAACTTTATCTTCATCTACATGTTTAACACAGAGTTTGTCACGCTGGTCTCAGTCGGGCTTCTCATTGCTGCATTCTCCGCATCTGTATTCAACATCCTGGCTATCACCGTGGACCGATACCTGTCTCTCTACAACGCACTAACCTACAATACGGAACGCACAATGACTTTCACCTATGTGATGGTGGTGTTCATTTGGCTCGTGTGCATTACGCTAGGCCTGTTGCCTGTGCTCGGATGGAACTGTCTCCAGGACGAGGCCCATTGCAGCATTTGTCGCCCAGTCACCAAGAACAACGCAGTGGTCCTTGCGGTGACTTTCCTGCTTGTTTTTGCACTCATCATGCAGCTCTACCTGCAGATCTGTAAGATTGCCTTCCGTCACGCACAGCAGATTGCTGTGCAGCACCAGTTCATGGCTATTTCCACCACTAAAGGGGTGTCTACACTTTCTGCCATTCTGTGCACTTTTGCTGCATGCTGGATGCCCTTTGCCATGTATTCAATTGTGGCGGATTCTAGCTACCCAATGATCTACACATATGCCACAGTACTGCCAGCGACATGCAACTCCGTCATAAACCCAATTATATACGCCTTTAGAAACCCAGACATTCAGAAATCCCTGTGGCTAGCCTGCTGCGGATGTGTCCCAGCCAATTTCTCGCAACGACCAAGGACTTCAAGTGACGTATAG